A genomic window from Leptolyngbya sp. BL0902 includes:
- a CDS encoding universal stress protein, whose protein sequence is MRRILLCTDGSAFARTSYPYAAWFAQRMEASVDVLYVSDARGQATAEASDLSGSIGLGAAESLLKKLVEVEHERARLNHQKSKLILDDAEQAITEHGAATVKLIHKTGFLVDCLDNLAAEVDLIVIGKRGEAADFATGHLGANVDRIVRSSPKPCLVTPREFAPIERLLLAYDGSPTGQKLLSFLANTPSLHHLDLHLLTVASAESEGERKRSLTKAVETLQAAGLNPKATLQMGEPEKAIAQYIDHHAIHLLLMGAYGHRRIRHLVIGSTTVQLLRSSQIPVLLYR, encoded by the coding sequence ATGCGTCGAATTTTACTCTGTACCGATGGGTCAGCCTTTGCCCGAACGAGCTACCCCTATGCGGCCTGGTTTGCCCAGCGCATGGAGGCCAGCGTCGATGTTCTCTATGTTTCCGATGCTCGGGGGCAGGCGACGGCTGAAGCCAGCGACCTCAGTGGCAGCATTGGCCTGGGGGCCGCAGAAAGTCTGCTGAAGAAGCTGGTGGAGGTGGAGCACGAACGGGCGCGGCTTAACCACCAAAAGTCGAAGCTGATTTTAGATGATGCGGAACAAGCCATCACCGAGCACGGAGCCGCCACCGTAAAGCTGATCCATAAAACCGGATTTTTGGTGGACTGCCTCGACAACCTGGCGGCGGAGGTGGATCTGATTGTGATCGGCAAGCGGGGAGAGGCGGCGGACTTTGCCACCGGACACCTGGGGGCCAATGTGGATCGCATCGTGCGCAGTAGCCCAAAGCCTTGCCTAGTCACCCCCCGCGAGTTTGCGCCCATCGAGCGGCTGTTGCTGGCCTACGACGGCAGCCCCACCGGGCAAAAGCTGCTGTCCTTTTTGGCCAACACCCCCAGCCTGCACCATTTAGACCTTCATCTGCTGACGGTGGCCTCTGCGGAATCCGAGGGGGAAAGAAAGCGCAGCCTAACCAAGGCGGTGGAAACCCTGCAAGCCGCTGGCCTTAATCCTAAAGCCACCTTGCAGATGGGTGAACCGGAAAAGGCCATTGCCCAATACATCGACCACCACGCCATCCACCTCCTGCTGATGGGGGCCTACGGCCATCGCCGCATTCGCCATTTGGTGATTGGCAGCACCACGGTGCAACTGCTGAGGAGCAGCCAAATTCCGGTGTTGCTGTACCGCTGA
- a CDS encoding SulP family inorganic anion transporter — protein MRRLKREWFFNTQADILAGAVVGLALIPEAIAFSIIAGVDPKVGLYASFIIAVVTAFLGGRPGSISAATGAMALLMIDLVRDHGMEYLLVATLLCGIFQVIFGLLRLGRQMRYVPRSVMVGYINALAVLIFLAQLPQLTNVPVAVYIMTALSLAIIYLLPRFTKGVPSPLVALFVMTVAKIALNIEVPTVGDMGELPTALPIFALPQVPFTLETLQIVLPTALTMAIVGLLASFLTAALVDDLTDTPSDKNREAKGQGIANIITSFFGGMAGCGMIGQSVINVQSGGRGRLSTLAAGVFLLFAILILSTWVRQMPMAALVAVMIMVSIGTFRWASFRDMAKIPRTETAVMLTTMLVTIFTRNFALGVATGIVMSTVFFSRKIAQLVFVDKVMPEDGHRVYNVSGQIFFVSKDEFLEAFDFSEFIDRVTLDLTHAHLWDQGAVATLDKVVNKFRRSGAEVEVVGLNEASATLVKKLAIHSQPADQPTIEA, from the coding sequence CTGCGGCGGCTGAAACGGGAGTGGTTTTTCAATACGCAGGCCGACATTTTGGCGGGGGCTGTGGTGGGTCTGGCGCTGATTCCAGAGGCCATTGCCTTTTCGATCATCGCTGGGGTAGATCCCAAGGTGGGGCTGTATGCGTCGTTCATTATTGCTGTGGTGACAGCCTTTCTGGGGGGCAGACCCGGTTCCATTTCCGCCGCCACTGGGGCCATGGCCCTACTGATGATTGACCTAGTGCGCGATCACGGTATGGAATATCTGCTGGTAGCTACCCTGCTCTGTGGGATATTTCAGGTCATCTTTGGCCTGCTGCGGCTGGGGCGACAAATGCGCTACGTGCCCCGATCCGTGATGGTGGGGTACATCAATGCCCTGGCGGTGCTGATTTTTCTGGCCCAACTGCCCCAGCTCACTAATGTGCCCGTTGCCGTGTACATCATGACGGCGCTGTCCCTGGCGATTATCTACCTCCTGCCCCGCTTTACCAAGGGGGTGCCCTCGCCCCTGGTGGCGCTGTTTGTGATGACCGTCGCCAAAATTGCCCTAAATATTGAGGTGCCCACGGTGGGCGACATGGGCGAACTACCCACGGCCCTGCCGATCTTCGCCCTGCCCCAGGTGCCCTTTACCCTAGAAACCCTGCAAATTGTGCTGCCCACGGCGCTTACCATGGCGATTGTGGGGCTGCTGGCCAGTTTCCTGACGGCGGCCCTCGTCGATGATCTGACCGATACCCCCAGCGACAAAAACCGCGAAGCCAAGGGCCAAGGCATCGCCAACATCATCACCAGCTTCTTTGGCGGCATGGCGGGCTGCGGCATGATTGGCCAATCGGTGATTAACGTGCAGTCCGGCGGACGGGGGCGGCTGTCTACCCTGGCGGCGGGGGTGTTTTTGCTGTTTGCTATTTTGATTTTGAGTACCTGGGTGCGGCAAATGCCCATGGCGGCCCTGGTGGCGGTGATGATCATGGTCTCCATCGGCACCTTCCGCTGGGCGTCGTTTCGGGATATGGCCAAAATTCCCCGCACTGAAACGGCGGTGATGCTGACCACCATGCTAGTGACCATCTTCACCCGCAACTTTGCCCTGGGGGTAGCCACGGGGATTGTGATGAGCACGGTGTTTTTCTCCCGCAAAATTGCCCAACTGGTGTTTGTGGACAAGGTCATGCCAGAGGACGGCCACCGGGTCTACAACGTCTCCGGGCAAATTTTCTTTGTTTCCAAAGATGAATTCCTAGAAGCCTTTGACTTCAGCGAGTTTATTGATCGCGTCACCCTTGACCTCACCCATGCCCACCTGTGGGATCAAGGGGCCGTGGCCACGTTGGATAAGGTCGTCAATAAGTTCCGGCGATCTGGCGCGGAGGTGGAGGTGGTCGGGCTGAACGAGGCCAGCGCCACCCTGGTGAAGAAGCTCGCCATCCACAGTCAGCCCGCCGATCAGCCCACCATCGAAGCCTAG
- the trxA gene encoding thioredoxin — translation MATKQQFRNLEDVITGSDLPVLVDFYATWCGPCQMMATILTQVNEQLKGQIKIVKIDSDKYPQLASKYHIAALPTLILFRGGQPIDRIEGVLPADQLVSRLRGKLG, via the coding sequence ATGGCCACCAAGCAACAATTTCGCAACCTCGAAGACGTCATCACGGGGTCTGACCTGCCTGTATTGGTAGATTTCTACGCTACCTGGTGCGGCCCTTGCCAGATGATGGCCACCATTCTTACCCAGGTGAATGAACAGTTGAAGGGCCAAATCAAAATCGTCAAAATCGACAGCGACAAGTACCCCCAACTGGCCTCGAAGTACCACATCGCCGCCCTGCCCACGCTGATTTTGTTCCGGGGCGGGCAACCCATCGACCGCATTGAGGGCGTGTTGCCTGCGGATCAACTAGTCAGTCGGTTGCGGGGTAAGCTGGGCTAA
- the folK gene encoding 2-amino-4-hydroxy-6-hydroxymethyldihydropteridine diphosphokinase, producing the protein MESTRPNPTNPKQPPSATIPCAVALGSNLGESQRILAAALQQLGSLTETTVTARSSLYKTAPVGPPQPDYLNACALIETHLSAQDLMAALLAIEADFGRIRQERWGPRILDLDLILYADQVINEPDLQLPHPRFRERAFVLVPLAEIAPHWVDPVTGRTILDLCSALDRNGVEPLSSAESA; encoded by the coding sequence GTGGAGTCAACCCGTCCTAACCCAACCAACCCGAAGCAGCCGCCCTCCGCCACCATTCCTTGCGCCGTTGCCCTGGGCAGCAACCTAGGCGAATCCCAGCGCATCCTAGCGGCGGCTCTGCAACAGTTGGGTAGCCTTACGGAAACTACTGTCACCGCTCGATCTAGCCTCTACAAAACCGCCCCCGTTGGCCCGCCCCAGCCCGACTATCTCAACGCCTGTGCGCTGATCGAAACCCACCTTTCCGCCCAGGATCTCATGGCCGCACTCTTGGCCATCGAAGCCGACTTTGGCCGCATTCGCCAAGAGCGTTGGGGGCCGCGCATCCTCGATTTAGACCTGATTCTCTACGCCGATCAGGTAATTAACGAACCCGATTTGCAACTGCCGCACCCCCGCTTTCGGGAACGGGCCTTTGTGCTGGTGCCCCTGGCGGAAATTGCCCCCCACTGGGTTGACCCCGTCACCGGGCGCACCATCCTTGACCTATGCAGCGCCCTAGATCGCAATGGCGTCGAACCGTTGTCCTCAGCCGAATCTGCATAA
- a CDS encoding PP2C family protein-serine/threonine phosphatase, translated as MTSVPMSSGSSPSFEVTGSTGLPEAPPVFALKELVARLQREQYKIQDLLSSLGFALRSLNNLNQFLELIPMIASRVTDAGGGALVLFRADGQVRLERLHCQSEDHCQNVRSALEAATRQVTASLQPTAEGSITATARNAMVALDHQVNRYLGDEFQLFGTAIIVQNVERGRLYVFSRDPDYAWTETRQKLVRLVADQTSVAIENNELTVALRKKERLDREMEIGAEIQLQLLPRQCPSIIGMDLAAQCKTAQRVGGDYYDFIPTTYDQLRYPGSEVSAVAPWSLAIGDVMGKGVPAGLIMTMMRGMLRAEVLNGHSPAQILQHLNFVMHSDLENSNRFVTLFYAEYDPTRRLLAYGNAAHNPPFLWRAATGTMTRLDTEGMLLGLDMTTQYYEDSIELQPGDTVIFYTDGFTEAANGRGERFEEENLERALQWACRNFTTADEILNYTFDLLTRFIGGDRSNEDDMTLVVMRVKPDAA; from the coding sequence ATGACATCTGTTCCCATGTCGTCGGGGTCATCGCCCTCCTTTGAAGTCACTGGCAGCACCGGATTGCCAGAGGCTCCTCCGGTGTTCGCCCTCAAAGAGTTGGTGGCACGGCTACAGCGCGAACAGTACAAAATTCAAGATTTGCTGAGTTCCTTGGGGTTTGCCCTGCGCAGCCTCAACAATCTCAACCAGTTTTTAGAACTCATCCCCATGATTGCCAGCCGCGTCACCGATGCGGGGGGTGGGGCGCTGGTGCTGTTTCGGGCCGACGGTCAGGTGCGACTGGAGCGACTGCACTGCCAGAGCGAAGATCACTGTCAGAACGTGCGCTCGGCCCTGGAAGCGGCCACCCGGCAAGTTACCGCCAGTTTGCAGCCCACTGCCGAGGGCAGCATTACCGCCACCGCCCGCAACGCCATGGTGGCCCTCGATCATCAGGTCAACCGCTACCTAGGCGACGAGTTTCAGCTCTTTGGCACCGCCATCATTGTGCAAAATGTGGAGCGGGGGCGGCTTTATGTGTTTAGCCGCGACCCCGACTATGCCTGGACGGAAACCCGCCAAAAGCTGGTGCGCCTGGTGGCTGACCAAACCTCCGTGGCCATTGAAAACAACGAGCTGACCGTGGCCCTGCGGAAAAAAGAGCGCTTAGATCGGGAGATGGAAATTGGCGCAGAAATTCAGCTCCAACTGCTGCCGCGCCAGTGCCCCAGCATCATTGGCATGGACTTGGCCGCCCAGTGCAAAACCGCCCAGCGGGTCGGCGGCGACTACTACGACTTCATCCCCACCACCTACGACCAACTGCGCTATCCGGGGTCGGAGGTGTCGGCGGTGGCCCCCTGGAGTTTGGCCATTGGCGACGTGATGGGCAAGGGCGTTCCCGCCGGGTTAATTATGACCATGATGCGCGGAATGCTGCGGGCGGAGGTGCTGAACGGCCACTCCCCGGCCCAGATTTTGCAGCACCTCAACTTTGTGATGCACAGCGACTTGGAAAACTCCAACCGCTTCGTCACTCTGTTCTATGCCGAATACGACCCCACCCGTCGTCTGTTGGCCTACGGCAACGCCGCCCATAATCCGCCCTTCTTGTGGCGGGCGGCCACGGGCACCATGACCCGCCTAGATACCGAAGGGATGCTGCTGGGCCTAGATATGACCACCCAATACTACGAGGATTCCATCGAACTCCAGCCCGGAGACACCGTGATTTTTTACACCGACGGCTTCACGGAAGCGGCCAACGGGCGAGGCGAACGCTTCGAGGAGGAAAACCTGGAGCGGGCCTTGCAGTGGGCCTGTCGCAACTTCACCACCGCCGACGAAATCCTCAACTACACCTTTGACCTGCTGACTCGGTTCATTGGTGGCGACCGCAGCAACGAAGACGACATGACCCTAGTGGTGATGCGGGTGAAGCCCGACGCCGCCTGA
- a CDS encoding precorrin-6A/cobalt-precorrin-6A reductase, with translation MVTQELSQGRDDRRPRLWLIGGTGEAVILAQRLIQGGIPCLVTVTTAAAKRAYPEAPGLTVRVGTLATDALADFIQAQAIGAILDASHPFAVEISQGAIAQAATLSLPYWRYERPPSVDVDFGAAEAAAAEPAAPGCSAAPASEVPASKYPGQPLRVPDLAAALTPDILTGQRVLLTLGYRWLAAFRPWQDQATLFARILPSPVALNAALDAGFTSERLMALRPPIGEALEQALWQQWGITTVITKASGQPGGEDTKRRVAERLGVALILIDRPQLAYPVVSSSLEETVARCEDWWQTQKPRATF, from the coding sequence GTGGTAACGCAGGAGCTTTCTCAAGGAAGGGATGATCGAAGACCTCGGCTGTGGCTGATTGGCGGCACGGGGGAGGCGGTGATCTTGGCCCAAAGGCTAATCCAAGGGGGGATTCCCTGCCTGGTGACGGTGACAACGGCGGCGGCAAAGCGGGCCTATCCTGAAGCCCCTGGGCTAACGGTGCGGGTAGGAACTCTGGCCACGGATGCCCTGGCAGACTTTATTCAAGCCCAGGCCATCGGCGCAATTCTCGATGCCTCCCACCCCTTTGCGGTAGAAATTTCCCAGGGAGCCATCGCCCAGGCCGCGACCCTGAGTCTACCCTACTGGCGCTACGAGCGTCCCCCGTCGGTTGATGTGGACTTTGGTGCCGCCGAGGCTGCCGCTGCCGAACCCGCTGCCCCAGGATGCTCAGCCGCCCCAGCCTCAGAAGTCCCAGCCTCGAAATACCCAGGGCAACCGCTGCGAGTGCCGGATTTGGCCGCAGCTCTAACGCCGGATATTCTGACCGGACAGCGGGTGTTGTTGACCCTGGGCTACCGATGGCTGGCGGCGTTTCGGCCCTGGCAAGATCAGGCAACTCTGTTTGCCCGGATTTTGCCCTCTCCGGTGGCCCTCAATGCTGCCCTAGATGCAGGGTTTACGTCGGAGCGGCTAATGGCCCTGCGTCCGCCCATTGGGGAAGCGTTGGAACAGGCCCTTTGGCAGCAGTGGGGCATCACCACGGTGATCACCAAAGCCTCTGGACAGCCGGGGGGCGAAGACACCAAACGTCGAGTGGCGGAGCGCCTGGGGGTGGCGTTGATCCTGATTGATCGGCCTCAGTTAGCCTACCCCGTGGTGAGTAGCAGCTTAGAGGAAACCGTGGCCCGCTGCGAAGATTGGTGGCAAACCCAAAAACCGCGCGCCACTTTTTAA
- a CDS encoding mechanosensitive ion channel family protein yields the protein MMGLSSGRGQRWLRYLGLGLALALWAGGLGWSGLALAQNASPETASVFLDSIFLFEVPGSAELRASERAAAIETNLAPLLELDTPPDVRIQSRSGDAAGNPVIFADDRYIMTVTQADADLNPAETPVEQAQIWVNTLNQGLAQAQAERQGSFWITALARSAAAVAVALGIQAGVSGLGRRWLLPLVTRWGGRTEEDGRRTGLGLLIRLMFLVVQGVVWFSAITYITNLFPLTRRFSYVVSRSLTDGLLARSLVLGSRAYSLLDLLLLLATLMALVIAANTATNLLRSRILDVAGISLAAQEAIAALSKYTLILLGTVVVLQIWGIDLSSLALIASGLGIGIGFGLQGLVRDFVSGLVLVFERPVQVGDFVDFGAVKGTVNRIGSRSTEIRTLDQVSMIVPNSRLLDQEIINWSHGNPVSRIRLPVGVAYTSDPIQVKQVLLEACRQSDEILTTPSPQVFFLGFGDNALRFELLVWIAQPHRQLVIKSDLYFALEALLRQHHIEIPFPQRDLHLRAGTLPLDLSPEMQRWFQELIQKDGPRA from the coding sequence ATGATGGGACTTTCTTCGGGCCGTGGCCAACGCTGGCTTCGATATTTAGGTTTGGGGCTGGCCTTGGCCCTGTGGGCTGGCGGGCTGGGGTGGAGTGGATTGGCCTTGGCCCAGAATGCCTCCCCGGAGACGGCTTCGGTGTTTTTAGACAGCATCTTTTTGTTTGAGGTACCAGGATCGGCGGAACTCAGGGCTTCGGAGCGGGCGGCGGCCATTGAAACCAACCTTGCGCCCCTGCTAGAACTGGACACCCCGCCCGACGTGCGAATTCAAAGCCGATCTGGGGATGCAGCGGGCAACCCGGTAATCTTTGCGGACGACCGCTACATTATGACCGTAACCCAGGCCGATGCCGATCTGAATCCGGCGGAAACCCCGGTGGAACAGGCACAAATCTGGGTCAACACTCTCAACCAAGGACTGGCCCAGGCCCAGGCCGAGCGCCAGGGTAGCTTTTGGATTACCGCCCTGGCTCGGTCGGCGGCGGCGGTGGCGGTGGCCCTGGGCATCCAGGCTGGGGTGAGCGGGCTGGGACGACGATGGCTGCTGCCGCTGGTCACTCGGTGGGGTGGTCGCACCGAGGAGGATGGCCGCAGAACCGGGCTGGGGCTGTTGATTCGCTTGATGTTTTTGGTGGTGCAGGGGGTTGTGTGGTTTAGCGCCATCACCTACATCACCAACCTGTTTCCGTTGACGCGCCGCTTTAGCTATGTGGTCAGCCGCAGCTTAACCGATGGCCTGCTGGCCCGCAGTTTGGTGCTGGGTAGTCGGGCCTATTCCCTGCTGGATTTGCTGCTGTTGCTGGCCACCCTCATGGCCCTGGTGATTGCCGCCAATACGGCCACAAACTTGCTGCGGTCGCGGATCCTAGATGTCGCCGGAATTAGCCTAGCGGCCCAGGAGGCCATTGCCGCCCTCAGCAAGTACACCCTAATTTTGCTGGGCACCGTCGTAGTGCTTCAAATCTGGGGCATCGACCTCAGTTCCCTGGCCCTCATTGCCAGTGGTTTGGGGATTGGGATTGGTTTTGGTTTGCAGGGCTTGGTGAGGGATTTTGTCAGCGGCCTGGTGCTGGTGTTTGAGCGGCCCGTGCAGGTGGGGGATTTTGTCGATTTTGGGGCGGTTAAGGGTACGGTCAACCGCATTGGCTCCCGCAGCACCGAAATTCGTACATTGGATCAGGTATCGATGATTGTGCCCAATTCGCGGCTTTTAGACCAAGAAATCATCAACTGGAGCCACGGCAACCCTGTTTCCCGTATTCGCCTGCCTGTGGGGGTGGCCTATACCTCCGATCCAATCCAGGTGAAGCAGGTGTTGCTGGAGGCTTGTCGCCAAAGTGATGAGATTCTGACAACACCATCGCCCCAGGTCTTTTTTCTGGGATTTGGCGATAATGCCCTTCGGTTTGAACTGCTGGTGTGGATTGCCCAGCCCCATCGACAGTTGGTGATCAAAAGCGACCTATACTTTGCCCTCGAAGCCCTGCTGCGCCAGCACCACATTGAAATTCCTTTTCCCCAGCGCGACCTCCACCTTCGTGCCGGAACGCTGCCCCTAGACCTGAGTCCAGAGATGCAGCGGTGGTTTCAGGAGTTGATCCAAAAGGATGGGCCTAGGGCGTGA
- a CDS encoding pentapeptide repeat-containing protein has translation MVSCLRLSRLVLVLALAVTVSLGWMHPVHAASFDRQNLRMTDLSNQDLRGNDYTRADLAEADLSHTNLRGVRLFDTTLSRANLEGADLTGATVDGARFVQANLTNAILEGAYAFGTDFRGATIDGADFTDVLLAPKVNAALCDVAKGTNPVTGRDTRDTLYCP, from the coding sequence ATGGTGAGTTGTCTGCGCCTGTCTCGTCTTGTCCTGGTCTTGGCCCTTGCGGTCACGGTCAGCTTGGGGTGGATGCACCCCGTCCATGCCGCCAGTTTTGATCGGCAAAACCTGCGGATGACCGATCTCTCCAATCAAGACTTGCGCGGCAACGACTACACCCGTGCCGACCTGGCCGAGGCCGATCTCAGCCACACCAACCTGCGCGGCGTGCGCCTGTTCGATACCACCCTTTCCCGCGCCAATCTGGAAGGGGCCGACCTCACTGGGGCCACCGTCGATGGAGCCAGATTTGTGCAGGCCAACCTGACCAACGCCATTCTAGAAGGAGCCTACGCCTTTGGCACCGACTTCCGAGGAGCCACCATTGACGGGGCTGACTTCACCGATGTGCTGCTGGCCCCCAAGGTCAACGCCGCCCTCTGCGATGTGGCTAAGGGCACTAACCCCGTCACCGGACGCGACACCCGCGACACCCTCTATTGCCCCTAG
- a CDS encoding DUF3177 family protein encodes MIDPSLLRAVVWLDYRLAVLFTVFLPLVLLIWAFVQKNESIQRLTTIYWKVASLLMITVYLMIGGFALSFLSALLARVLIPTSLWFWVDLNEEIREQPGSVLKFAFSAWRWSVTIYNLLGAALLIPFLPCAFSNTRFAAADCQVWLEPPLLYKSYLHADYTNGFLGFFGILGLVIYFLCLAWFVFVRLGKQGRQAMN; translated from the coding sequence ATGATCGACCCCTCTTTGCTTCGCGCTGTGGTTTGGCTAGATTACCGTCTGGCGGTGCTATTTACGGTGTTTTTGCCCCTAGTTTTGCTGATCTGGGCCTTTGTGCAAAAAAATGAATCTATTCAGCGCCTCACCACCATCTACTGGAAGGTCGCTAGTCTGCTGATGATCACCGTGTATCTGATGATCGGCGGCTTTGCCCTCAGCTTTCTAAGCGCCCTCCTAGCCCGTGTGCTCATTCCTACCAGCCTCTGGTTCTGGGTCGATCTCAATGAGGAAATTCGCGAGCAGCCCGGTTCCGTCCTCAAGTTTGCCTTCTCCGCATGGCGTTGGTCGGTGACGATCTACAACCTTTTGGGCGCAGCCCTGCTGATTCCCTTCCTGCCCTGTGCCTTCTCCAATACTCGCTTCGCCGCCGCCGACTGCCAGGTTTGGCTAGAGCCACCGCTGCTCTACAAGTCCTACCTCCATGCCGACTACACCAATGGTTTTTTGGGCTTCTTCGGCATTTTGGGGCTAGTCATTTACTTTCTTTGTTTGGCCTGGTTTGTGTTCGTTCGCCTGGGCAAACAGGGCCGCCAAGCCATGAACTAG
- a CDS encoding M20 family metallopeptidase: MPHSSAMLREIHSLVETLTPRLIEIRRHLHSHPELSGQEYKTAAYVAGVLSSCGLRVQELVGKTGVVAELPGQDPSKILAIRADMDALPIPERVELEFASTQTGIMHACGHDVHTTVGLGTAMVLSQLGVPLPGTLRFLFQPAEETAQGARWMIEDGVMADVSAIFSVHAYPSVPARTIGIRYGALTAAADDLDITIIGESGHGARPHEAIDAIWIASQVVTTLQQSISRTQNPLHPVVLTIGQISGGRAPNVIADTVKLSGTVRSLHPDTRHHLPQWIETIVAGVCQPYGAKYEINYRRGVPSVLNDPALTDLVARSVSEALGDQAIQLIHEPSLGAEDFALYLEHAPGTMFRLGVGFTDRAVNHPLHHPKFEVDESAIASGVITMAYSSYRYLQSP, from the coding sequence ATGCCTCACTCCTCTGCCATGCTGCGCGAAATTCATAGCCTTGTTGAAACCCTGACCCCTCGCCTAATTGAAATTCGTCGGCACCTGCACAGCCACCCAGAACTGAGCGGCCAGGAATACAAAACAGCAGCCTACGTGGCGGGAGTGCTGTCGTCCTGCGGGCTACGGGTGCAGGAGTTGGTGGGCAAAACTGGGGTGGTGGCAGAACTTCCTGGGCAGGATCCCAGCAAAATCCTGGCCATTCGGGCTGATATGGACGCTCTGCCCATTCCCGAACGGGTAGAGTTGGAGTTTGCCTCCACCCAAACGGGCATTATGCACGCCTGCGGCCACGATGTGCATACCACGGTGGGCTTGGGCACGGCGATGGTGCTGTCTCAGTTGGGGGTGCCCCTGCCGGGAACGCTACGCTTTTTGTTTCAGCCCGCCGAGGAAACAGCCCAGGGTGCCCGCTGGATGATTGAGGATGGCGTGATGGCTGATGTGTCCGCGATTTTCAGTGTCCATGCCTATCCCAGCGTTCCTGCCCGCACCATCGGCATTCGCTACGGTGCCCTAACGGCAGCAGCGGACGATCTGGACATTACCATCATCGGCGAATCGGGCCACGGGGCTCGCCCCCACGAAGCCATCGACGCCATTTGGATTGCCTCCCAGGTGGTGACAACGCTCCAGCAGTCCATCAGCCGTACCCAAAATCCGCTGCATCCGGTGGTGCTTACCATTGGCCAAATCAGCGGTGGCCGTGCCCCCAACGTGATCGCCGACACGGTGAAACTCTCAGGCACCGTGCGATCTCTCCACCCCGACACCCGCCACCACCTGCCCCAGTGGATCGAAACCATTGTGGCCGGAGTCTGTCAGCCCTACGGGGCCAAGTACGAAATCAACTACCGACGGGGGGTGCCCTCGGTGCTGAATGACCCCGCCCTCACCGACCTCGTCGCCCGCAGCGTCAGCGAAGCCCTAGGCGATCAGGCCATCCAACTCATCCACGAGCCTTCCCTAGGAGCCGAAGACTTTGCCCTCTATTTAGAACACGCCCCCGGCACCATGTTTCGCCTCGGCGTAGGCTTCACGGATCGGGCCGTCAACCATCCCCTCCATCACCCCAAATTTGAAGTAGATGAATCCGCCATCGCCTCCGGGGTGATCACCATGGCCTACAGCAGCTATCGGTATCTACAAAGTCCGTAA